In Halanaerobiaceae bacterium ANBcell28, the genomic window GTATAAGAACATCTGAGTCTTTAATGGCTTCATAGTTTATTTCATCTTCGTTATTATCCCCAACAACTCGTCCTTCAATATTGCCAGAGATTACTTTATCCACAACTTCTATTGCTGTAGATCTTAAAATAATATTTCCACTATTACCAGCTGCATGCATGATTTTACTTACATCTGCATCAAGAATTAGTCTTGTAAAGCTTCCATCCTGAATTGTGAAATTGTGATTTATTTTGAGACCAGTTTGGGTACCACTTGGGATAAAGATAGCTTCTTCACTGCCATCGTTATAAATAACTCTTGATTTTCCGGCATTTAAGCCTGGATTACCGTCTTCATCAGCTGCTACAATAAGTCTAATTTCTGAATATTGTCCAGAAGGGAGTGTTTTTTGCCCGAGTAACGCTTCACCAAAGCGAAGTGTTAATAGATCAAATTCTTTTTCACCATCATATTCATTAAAGTCATTAATTGTTTCCCAGGGTGAATTGTCTCTTTTTACCTGGACTTCTGAAAGACTTACTAAGACTTTATCCACATTGTTAACAGGTCTGTCTGCAATAAATAAGGCTAATTCACCACTTCCATCATTAAGATTGCCTAAGATAGAAGAACAGCCAGTGAAAATTAGAATAGGGACAATAAGTAAAAATAAACTAAAGTATTTTTTCAAATATTCGTCCTCCTTTTGTAATTTTTTATGACTAGGATATTATGTACTTTCGTAATCTGTGGATAATTTCTAGCATTAAGAAAGTTTCTTATATATTTATTATACTATCTATTCATTTAAAATAAAAGAAAATTCGACAAAATACGACTTTTGAACTAGATAATGTAGAAATATTCTGATAGTAAATATTTTAAAAAAATATAATTATATGCAGGAATATTTGTATTTGTAGAGAATAAGTAATATTGTGAGAAAAAACAGAATAGTTTTGTATGCTTTGCTAGGGGTGCCTATATAGGCTGAGATGATACCCTTTACCTGATCCAGTTAATACTGGCGTAGGGAAGTAAAGGTGGTTACTATGATTATATAGCCATTGATTCCTTAGCTAAGCGAAGGGATTAATGGCTTTTTTCGTTTTAATTTTCATTTGATAGTAAAATGATGACGAAAGGATGGTGAATATGCAATTAACGGTAAACGGCAAAAAAGAACAATTAGATAAAGAGATGACAATATTAGATTTTATTTTTAATAAAGATGAAAACCCGGAAAGTTTGGTAATTGAGTATAATGGAGAAATTGTCATACGTGAAACATGGGGAAAATTACTCTTGAAGGAAAATGATTCTTTGGAAATTTTGAAATTTGTAGGAGGTGGATGATAATGAATGATAATTTGATAATTAAGGGAAAAGAGTTTAAAAGTAGGCTATTTGTAGGTACAGGTAAGTTTGCTGACAAGAAAATAATACCTGATCTTATAAAAAAATCTAATAGTGAAATGCTAACTGTAGCTTTAAGAAGAGTAGACTTTGAATCAGATCAAGAAAATATATTGAAATATATTAATGAAAATTGTACAGTTATGATCAATACTTCTGGTGCCCGTACTGCTGATGAGGCTGTAAGAATTGCTCGAATTGCCAAAGCTGCTGGTTGTGGAGATTGGGTTAAAATTGAGGTTATTGCTGATAATAAGTATCTTTTGCCAGATAATCAGGAAACTATTAAAGCTACTGAAGTTTTAGCTAAAGAGGGCTTTATAGTTATGCCTTATGTAACAGCTGATTTGATGGTTGCTAAGAAATTGAAAGAAGTAGGAGCTGCTTCTGTTATGCCATTGGGTGCTCCTATTGGAACAAATAGAGGGTTAAAGAGTAAGGAGTTTATCAGGATTTTAATAGAAGAGATAGATTTACCTATAATTGTGGATGCAGGTATTGGAAGGCCTTCTCATGCCTGTGAAGCAATGGAGATGGGTGCAGATGCTGTGCTTGTTAATACAGCTATTGCTACTGCTTCAGATCCAGTTCTTATTGGAAGGGCTTTTGCTAAGGCTGTTGAGGCAGGTAGAGAAGCATATTTATCAGGACCAGCTAGTAAAAAGAAATATGCTGATGCTTCTTCGCCTTTGACAGGATTTTTGAATGATTGATTTGGATGGTGTTAAAATATGAGTTTTTATAAGCTTTTAAATGAATATAAGAAATTGAATATTGACAAAGTACTTAATAAAGTTAGTGATAGTGATGTAATTAATGTTTTAAGTAAGGATAGTTTATCCTGGGAAGACCTCTTGGTTTTACTTTCTCCTGTAGCTGAAAATCATCTTGAAGCTATGGCAAGAAAAGCTAGGGAATTAACTATTAAAAACTTTGGTAAGGTTATTTTTCTTTACGCTCCTATGTATTTATCAAATTATTGTGTTAATAATTGTTCTTATTGTGGTTTCAGTGTAGTTAATAAATATGAGAGAAAAAAATTGTCTTTATTGGACTTAGAGCAAGAAGCAGAGAAGGTGGCCATGAAAGGTATTAGGGATATTCTTATTCTTACTGGAGAATCAAGGAAGCATAGTCCTCTTTCTTATATAAAAGATTCTGTTAAAGTTCTTAAAAAATATTTTCACTCTATTGCAATTGAAATTTATCCTTTAAAAACTAGTGAATATGCTAGTTTATTTAATGAGGGTGTTGATGGATTAACAATTTATCAGGAAGTTTATGATAGAAAAATTTATGATCAAGTGCATATAAGTGGTCCTAAGAAGGACTATAAATTTCGTCTTGAGGCTGCCGAGAGGGCCTGTTTGGCTGGTATGAGAAGGGTTAACATTGGTGCTTTGTTAGGTCTGGGTAAATGGCAAAGTGAGGCCTTTTATGCTGCTCTACATGCCAGCTATTTGCAGAATAAGTTTTTGGGAACAGAATTTAGTATTTCAGTACCAAGGTTAAGGGAGCATATTGGTGATTATCAAGAAAAGGCAGAACTAAGTGATAGAAATCTGGTTCAAATTATTCTGGCCTTTCGTTTGTTTTTGCCTAGAGTAGGTATTAATTTATCAACAAGGGAATCTGCTTCATTTAGGGATAATGTTCTACCTTTGGGGATAACAAAGATGTCTGCTGAGTCTACTACTGTTGTTGGAGGCTATTCTAGTGATGATGGTTTTGAACAATTTGCTATAGCTGATAATAGGAAGGTTGATGAAGTGAAGACAGTACTTCTGGAAAAGGGTTATCAAGGGGTATTTAAGGATTGGCATCAACTTTGAACAGTTTTGAGCAGTGAAGATAAGTAAGTTTATAAGGTAGGTGTTTTGCTTTGAATGATTTTGAAAGAGAGATTTGTGCTTATATAGGTGAGGATAATTTTAAGAAAGTACAGTCCTGTAGGATAGGTATCGCTGGTGCAGGTGGTTTAGGTTCAAATGCTGCTTTTAATTTAGTGAGATCCGCTTTTAAGAAATTTACTATTGTAGACTTTGATAAGATTGATTACTCTAATTTAAATCGCCAGTTTTATTTCTATAATCAGGTTGCTAGATTTAAAGTTGAGGCTTTAAAGGAAAATTTGTTAATGATAAATCCTGATTTAGATATTGAAGTAATTAAAATAAAGGTGGATAAAGGAAATATCAGAAGAATTTTTAAGGATTGTTCAGTTATTATAGAGGCTTTTGATAATGTGGCAAGCAAGAAGATGATAGTTGAAGAGTATCTTAATTCTTCTAAATTATTGATAAGTGCTTCTGGTCTTGCTGGTTGGGGAAATAGTGATGAGATTGTGATAAGAAAAATTAACAATAGTTCATATATGCTTGGAGATTTTAAAAGTGAAGTTAATGAATTTTTAGCAGCGTTTTCACCCAGGGTTAATATAGTTGCTGCCAAACAGGCTGATATTGTTCTTGATCATATATTGGAGGGAAGTTAATGTGAGTAATAAGGAACTTTTAAATAAAATTCTTTTAAATACAGATATATACTGTATAAGTGCTGAAAAGTATTCAAGAGGTAGAAGCAATATAGAGGTTGTTAGAGAGATGCTAGCTGCAGATATTAAGCTAATTCAGTATAGAGAGAAAGAGAAGACAATGAAGGATATGTATCAGGAGTGTTTGGAAATAAGGGAAATGACCAGAGAAAGCGGAGCTATCTTTTTGATTAACGACTATATTGATTTAGCACAGGCTATTGATGCTGATGGGGTTCATTTAGGACAGGATGATATGCCTATTGAAGTAGCTCGCAGTATATTGGGAGAGGAAAAGATCATTGGACTTTCAACTCATTCCCCGGAACAGGCCAGGGAGGCTCTCAAAAAGGAAGTAGATTATATTGGTGTTGGCCCTATTTTTAAAACAAATACTAAAGTTTGTCCAGCTGTAGGCCTTGAGTATTTGGAATATGTGGTAGATAATATAGATTTGCCTTTTGTTGCTATTGGCGGTATTAAGGAGGATAATATTAGTTCTGTTAGAAGAAAAGGTGCCACTTGTATTTGCCTGGTTACTGAAATTGTAGGGGCTGAAAATATTCAAGAAAAAATTAATAGTATTCGTAATCAGATAAATTAAGATATACGAGTTTGTGAGTAGAATTTATAAAGAGAAATATTAATAAATAACTCAAACTTCGCAGAAAAATTAGCATAAAGCCTGCTTAGCCATAACTTCATTCACCAAAAAAAGCTACCCCCAACTCCTCTTCCAGGCTATGAATAACAAAACAAACTAATTAAGTTTAATACGCTGCCACAGTGTTTTGTTATCCATTCATAGCCTTTCATGCGGGGCTGGTGCTTTTTTAATGTTCATTCAGCAAATGGCTAATCAGGAAGTATATTAAAACTATTATAGCAACTGCGAAGTTTGAGTAAATAATATTAAATAAAAAATTGGAGGAAAGTAATAATGAAGACATTAATTGAAAAAGCTAAAGAGGGGATTATTACCCCGATTATGGAAGAAGTTGCTGTTAATGAGGGGGTAAGTCCAGAATTTATAAGAGATGGACTTGCTGCAGGTACGATAGTAATACCAGCTAACCCTAATCATAAAAGTTTGAAAGCTGTTGCTATTGGGGAGGGACTGTCAGTAAAGATTAATGCTAATATTGGGACTTCGGAGGAGTATTCTGATATAGATGTTGAGTTAAAAAAATTAGAGACTTGTATTAAAAATGGTGCTGATGCAGTAATGGATCTTAGTACTGGTAATAAGATAAATGAGACCAGGAAGGAGATTATAAAAAATAGTACAATACCTGTGGGTACTGTTCCAATTTATCAAGCAGGTGTTGAGACTCTGGCTGCTGATCGCTCTATGATTGATATGACTGCCGATGATATTTTTAATGCGATTATTGCTCAGGCTGAGGATGGTGTTGATTTCATTACAGTTCATTGCGGCTTGACCAGGCAGGGTATTGATCATTTGATGAATGAAGGTAGGGTAACTGATGTGGTTAGTCGTGGGGGTTCTTTCTTGACTGGCTGGATGCTTCACAATGATAAAGAAAATCC contains:
- the thiH gene encoding 2-iminoacetate synthase ThiH, giving the protein MSFYKLLNEYKKLNIDKVLNKVSDSDVINVLSKDSLSWEDLLVLLSPVAENHLEAMARKARELTIKNFGKVIFLYAPMYLSNYCVNNCSYCGFSVVNKYERKKLSLLDLEQEAEKVAMKGIRDILILTGESRKHSPLSYIKDSVKVLKKYFHSIAIEIYPLKTSEYASLFNEGVDGLTIYQEVYDRKIYDQVHISGPKKDYKFRLEAAERACLAGMRRVNIGALLGLGKWQSEAFYAALHASYLQNKFLGTEFSISVPRLREHIGDYQEKAELSDRNLVQIILAFRLFLPRVGINLSTRESASFRDNVLPLGITKMSAESTTVVGGYSSDDGFEQFAIADNRKVDEVKTVLLEKGYQGVFKDWHQL
- a CDS encoding DUF4382 domain-containing protein gives rise to the protein MKKYFSLFLLIVPILIFTGCSSILGNLNDGSGELALFIADRPVNNVDKVLVSLSEVQVKRDNSPWETINDFNEYDGEKEFDLLTLRFGEALLGQKTLPSGQYSEIRLIVAADEDGNPGLNAGKSRVIYNDGSEEAIFIPSGTQTGLKINHNFTIQDGSFTRLILDADVSKIMHAAGNSGNIILRSTAIEVVDKVISGNIEGRVVGDNNEDEINYEAIKDSDVLIQAIQEDEVIKSTVALANESIQLIDGEEVLKEAGTFFLRGLSEGNYKIKAFIVDDEGNEDLNSIYQSSTINDIEVKAEQTTLINEDIILEKR
- a CDS encoding thiazole synthase, encoding MNDNLIIKGKEFKSRLFVGTGKFADKKIIPDLIKKSNSEMLTVALRRVDFESDQENILKYINENCTVMINTSGARTADEAVRIARIAKAAGCGDWVKIEVIADNKYLLPDNQETIKATEVLAKEGFIVMPYVTADLMVAKKLKEVGAASVMPLGAPIGTNRGLKSKEFIRILIEEIDLPIIVDAGIGRPSHACEAMEMGADAVLVNTAIATASDPVLIGRAFAKAVEAGREAYLSGPASKKKYADASSPLTGFLND
- the thiS gene encoding sulfur carrier protein ThiS — translated: MQLTVNGKKEQLDKEMTILDFIFNKDENPESLVIEYNGEIVIRETWGKLLLKENDSLEILKFVGGG
- the thiF gene encoding sulfur carrier protein ThiS adenylyltransferase ThiF; translated protein: MNDFEREICAYIGEDNFKKVQSCRIGIAGAGGLGSNAAFNLVRSAFKKFTIVDFDKIDYSNLNRQFYFYNQVARFKVEALKENLLMINPDLDIEVIKIKVDKGNIRRIFKDCSVIIEAFDNVASKKMIVEEYLNSSKLLISASGLAGWGNSDEIVIRKINNSSYMLGDFKSEVNEFLAAFSPRVNIVAAKQADIVLDHILEGS
- the thiE gene encoding thiamine phosphate synthase; protein product: MSNKELLNKILLNTDIYCISAEKYSRGRSNIEVVREMLAADIKLIQYREKEKTMKDMYQECLEIREMTRESGAIFLINDYIDLAQAIDADGVHLGQDDMPIEVARSILGEEKIIGLSTHSPEQAREALKKEVDYIGVGPIFKTNTKVCPAVGLEYLEYVVDNIDLPFVAIGGIKEDNISSVRRKGATCICLVTEIVGAENIQEKINSIRNQIN